In Pseudomonas fluorescens NCIMB 11764, a single window of DNA contains:
- a CDS encoding acyl-CoA dehydrogenase C-terminal domain-containing protein, translating to MPEFKAPLRDLRFVLHEVFDAPALWARLPALADNIDADIADAILEEAGKVTAHLIAPLNRSGDEEGAQWHEGQVTTPIGFKQAYATYIEGGWVGLSGNAEYGGMGMPKMLAVQFEEMLYGANSSFALYSALSSGACLALDAHASDSLKELYLPPMYEGRWAGSMCLTEAHAGTDLGLIRTRAEPRADGSYSITGSKIFITGGDQDLTENIIHLVLAKLPDAPAGPKGISLFVVPKVLVNADGSLGDANAVSCGSIEHKMGIKASATCVMNFDGASGWLVGEANKGLAAMFTMMNYERLSIGIQGIGCAEASYQSAVAYARERIQSRAPTGAMAPDKVADPIIVHPDVRRMLLSMKAMTEGGRAFASYVGQQLDLAKFSDDAQERDTAQTLVALLTPIAKAFFTDTGLESCINGQQVFGGHGYIREWGQEQLVRDVRIAQIYEGTNGIQALDLLGRKVLADNGAALRQFTGEIRHFAHQPDAPYSAQLFDAVQRLEDLSDWLQDRAATNRNEVGAASVEYLHLFGYVAYAWLWARMAQVAQQKRGEDEGFYGAKIATADFYIHRLLPRILSLEQSIRAGSASLFGLSAEQF from the coding sequence ATGCCCGAATTCAAAGCCCCTCTGCGCGACCTGCGCTTCGTCCTGCATGAAGTGTTCGACGCTCCTGCCCTGTGGGCGCGCCTGCCTGCCTTGGCTGACAACATCGATGCCGACATCGCCGACGCAATCCTTGAGGAAGCGGGGAAAGTCACCGCGCACCTGATTGCACCCTTGAACCGCAGCGGCGACGAAGAAGGCGCGCAGTGGCATGAAGGCCAGGTCACGACGCCGATCGGCTTCAAACAGGCTTATGCGACTTACATCGAAGGTGGCTGGGTCGGTTTGTCCGGTAACGCCGAATACGGCGGCATGGGCATGCCGAAGATGCTGGCGGTGCAGTTTGAAGAGATGCTTTACGGCGCCAATTCAAGCTTCGCGTTGTACTCGGCATTGAGCTCCGGTGCCTGCCTGGCACTGGATGCCCACGCCAGCGACAGCTTGAAAGAGCTGTACCTGCCGCCGATGTACGAAGGTCGCTGGGCCGGTTCCATGTGCCTGACCGAAGCCCATGCCGGCACCGACCTGGGGCTCATCCGCACCCGCGCCGAACCTCGGGCCGACGGAAGTTACAGCATCACAGGCAGCAAGATCTTCATCACCGGTGGCGATCAGGACCTGACCGAAAACATCATCCACCTGGTGCTGGCCAAACTGCCCGACGCACCGGCGGGGCCAAAAGGCATCTCGCTGTTTGTGGTGCCCAAAGTGCTGGTCAATGCCGACGGTTCCCTCGGTGACGCCAACGCCGTGAGTTGCGGTTCGATCGAACACAAGATGGGCATCAAGGCCTCGGCCACTTGCGTGATGAATTTCGACGGTGCCAGCGGCTGGCTGGTGGGCGAAGCCAACAAAGGCCTCGCGGCGATGTTCACCATGATGAACTACGAACGCCTGTCCATCGGCATTCAGGGCATTGGCTGCGCCGAAGCGTCCTACCAGAGCGCCGTGGCCTACGCCCGTGAACGTATCCAGAGCCGCGCCCCGACCGGCGCCATGGCCCCGGACAAAGTCGCCGATCCGATCATCGTTCACCCCGACGTGCGCCGCATGCTGCTCAGCATGAAAGCCATGACCGAAGGTGGCCGCGCGTTCGCCAGTTATGTCGGACAGCAGCTCGATCTGGCGAAATTTTCCGATGACGCGCAAGAACGCGACACCGCGCAAACCCTGGTCGCCCTGCTGACACCGATTGCCAAGGCCTTCTTCACCGACACCGGTCTGGAAAGCTGCATCAACGGCCAGCAAGTGTTCGGCGGCCATGGCTACATCCGCGAATGGGGCCAGGAACAATTGGTCCGCGACGTGCGCATCGCCCAGATCTACGAAGGCACCAACGGCATCCAGGCGCTGGACCTGCTCGGGCGCAAGGTGCTGGCTGACAACGGTGCCGCGCTGCGTCAGTTCACCGGAGAGATCCGCCATTTTGCCCACCAGCCTGACGCACCCTACTCCGCGCAACTGTTCGATGCCGTGCAGCGCCTGGAAGACCTCAGCGACTGGTTACAGGACCGGGCGGCGACCAACCGCAACGAAGTTGGCGCCGCTTCTGTGGAATATCTGCACCTGTTCGGTTATGTCGCTTACGCCTGGCTTTGGGCGCGCATGGCACAGGTGGCCCAGCAAAAACGCGGCGAAGACGAAGGGTTCTACGGGGCGAAGATCGCCACCGCCGACTTCTACATCCACCGCTTGCTGCCACGCATTTTGAGCCTCGAGCAGTCGATTCGCGCCGGCAGCGCCTCGTTGTTCGGTCTGAGTGCCGAGCAGTTCTAA
- the phaR gene encoding polyhydroxyalkanoate synthesis repressor PhaR, translated as MPDNSRNTPRLIKKYPNRRLYDTHTSSHLTLADIRQLVVDKIAFQVVDAKSGEDLTRSILLQVILEAESGGEPIFTSDMLMGIIQFYGPYQGVLGSYLDKSIQTVIDIQSQTGAQSSEAWSDFMHQQAPVMQDLMRQYVDQSKALYLNTQNLFGMFGAKPGTDSGPKKNGDGE; from the coding sequence ATGCCAGATAACAGTCGGAACACCCCCCGCCTGATCAAGAAGTATCCCAATCGCCGACTGTATGACACCCACACCAGCAGTCACCTGACCCTGGCGGACATACGCCAGTTGGTCGTCGACAAGATTGCGTTTCAGGTGGTCGATGCCAAGTCTGGCGAGGATCTGACGCGCAGCATCCTGCTGCAAGTGATTCTGGAAGCCGAAAGCGGCGGTGAGCCGATATTCACCAGCGACATGCTGATGGGGATTATCCAGTTCTACGGTCCGTATCAGGGTGTACTGGGCAGCTACCTGGACAAAAGTATCCAGACCGTCATCGACATCCAGTCCCAGACCGGTGCGCAATCGTCCGAAGCGTGGAGCGACTTCATGCACCAACAGGCGCCGGTCATGCAGGACCTGATGCGCCAGTATGTCGACCAGTCCAAGGCCTTGTACCTCAATACCCAGAACCTGTTCGGCATGTTTGGCGCCAAGCCCGGCACCGATAGCGGGCCGAAAAAAAATGGCGATGGGGAATAA
- a CDS encoding OprD family porin: protein MDRNTCILATRLLLAGGVISLSAPAAADFIKDSKASLELRNFYFNRDYRQANAAQSKQEEWAQGFLLRYESGFTEGMIGFGFDTIGLLGVKLDSSPDRAGSGVLQRHRDTRKGAQDEYGELGLTAKVRASKSTLKLGTLLPKLPTVLANDSRLLPQTFKGGQLTSLEIEGLSVDAGRLTQVNQRDSSDYEDMGITRTGAKGITSRHLDSDSFDFASLNYKWTSNLATGYSYGHLDNFYSQHLVNLTYVLPVTTGQSLKTDLRFARSTDDGGSNVDNNAIGAMFTYSLGGHAFGLGYQGMSGDTGYAYVNGTDAFLVNFVQIGDFASKDEKSWQARYDYNFAALGVPGLTFMTRYITGDNIDLGGNRPEGKEWERDTDIGYVVQSGPLKNVGVKWRNATVRSTNFGSDLDENRLIVSYTLPIW from the coding sequence ATGGATCGCAACACCTGCATTCTCGCTACCCGACTGTTGCTGGCCGGTGGCGTCATCAGCCTCTCGGCCCCCGCCGCTGCTGACTTTATCAAGGACAGCAAGGCCAGCCTCGAGCTGCGTAACTTCTACTTCAACCGTGATTACCGTCAGGCCAACGCGGCGCAATCGAAACAGGAGGAATGGGCGCAGGGTTTCCTGCTGCGCTACGAATCCGGCTTTACCGAGGGGATGATCGGGTTTGGTTTCGATACGATCGGCCTGCTGGGCGTCAAACTCGACTCCAGCCCGGATCGCGCCGGTTCCGGTGTGCTCCAGCGTCATCGCGATACGCGCAAAGGCGCTCAGGACGAGTACGGTGAACTGGGCCTGACCGCCAAAGTGCGCGCCTCGAAAAGCACGCTGAAACTCGGCACGCTGCTGCCCAAGCTGCCGACGGTGCTGGCTAACGATTCACGGTTGTTGCCACAAACCTTCAAGGGCGGTCAGTTGACCTCTCTGGAAATCGAAGGCCTGAGCGTGGATGCCGGTCGACTGACGCAGGTCAACCAGCGCGACTCCTCGGACTACGAGGACATGGGCATCACCCGTACCGGCGCCAAGGGCATCACCAGCCGCCATCTGGATAGCGACAGCTTCGATTTCGCCAGCCTTAACTACAAATGGACCAGTAACCTCGCCACCGGCTACAGCTACGGTCACCTCGACAATTTCTACAGCCAGCACCTGGTCAACCTGACCTATGTGTTGCCGGTCACCACCGGCCAGTCGTTGAAGACCGACCTGCGCTTCGCCCGCTCCACCGATGATGGCGGCAGCAATGTCGATAACAACGCCATCGGTGCGATGTTCACTTACAGCCTCGGCGGGCATGCGTTCGGCCTGGGTTATCAGGGCATGAGTGGCGACACCGGGTATGCCTACGTCAATGGCACCGATGCGTTCCTGGTGAACTTCGTGCAGATCGGCGACTTCGCCAGCAAGGACGAAAAATCCTGGCAGGCCCGTTACGACTACAACTTTGCCGCCCTCGGAGTGCCCGGCCTGACGTTCATGACCCGCTATATCACCGGTGACAATATCGACCTGGGCGGCAACCGCCCGGAAGGCAAGGAATGGGAGCGTGATACCGATATCGGGTATGTCGTGCAAAGCGGGCCGTTGAAGAACGTCGGGGTGAAATGGCGTAATGCGACCGTTCGGTCGACCAATTTTGGCAGCGATCTTGATGAAAACCGTTTGATTGTCAGCTACACGTTGCCGATCTGGTAA